The Salmonella enterica subsp. houtenae serovar Houten genome has a segment encoding these proteins:
- a CDS encoding molybdenum cofactor biosynthesis protein MoeC produces MNTLLPAYKTIRERRYREISGLYWEDFYPGDVFEHRPGRTVLDADNVWFTLLTLNVQPVHFDAAYASKTEWKKLLVDSTFTLALLTGMSVRTVSAKVVANLGWDKVQAVHPVFAGDTLYAESTVLSKRLSNSRPGQGIVTVRTCGINQNGVEVMRFERTMLVYCRGCSPEEDAAY; encoded by the coding sequence ATGAATACGTTATTACCCGCTTATAAAACTATTCGCGAGAGGCGCTACCGAGAAATTTCGGGTCTTTACTGGGAAGATTTTTATCCCGGTGATGTTTTTGAACATCGTCCCGGTCGGACGGTACTGGACGCCGATAATGTGTGGTTTACCCTGCTCACTCTCAATGTACAGCCGGTCCATTTCGATGCGGCTTACGCCAGCAAAACGGAATGGAAAAAGTTACTGGTTGATTCAACGTTCACTCTGGCGCTTTTAACCGGTATGAGCGTGCGTACTGTCAGCGCCAAAGTCGTGGCCAATCTTGGCTGGGATAAGGTACAAGCCGTTCATCCGGTTTTCGCAGGAGACACTCTTTATGCTGAAAGCACGGTACTCAGTAAACGTCTGTCAAATAGCCGTCCGGGACAAGGCATCGTTACCGTCCGGACGTGCGGTATTAACCAGAATGGTGTAGAGGTCATGCGCTTCGAACGAACAATGTTAGTTTATTGCCGTGGATGCTCGCCTGAAGAAGATGCTGCTTATTGA
- the mcl1 gene encoding citrate lyase: MSDIPNTPTRSWLFTPAIRPERFIKATESGADISIIDLEDSVAPNDKAQARKIVMQFLFSRPNSSLKIALRINGMNTHAGIEDLHMLLECRLFPDYIILPKTESAAHLQILDSLIMMAGSDTRLIGIIESVAGLNAVESIVDSTPRLCGLMFGAADMAADIGATLAWEPLALVRAKIVAACAMKGLLAIDSPFFDVNDFSGLKDETLQALNFGFSAKSAIHPAQISAINTVFTPTAAEINHARAVLTENVKGVGIVNGMMIDEAVARHARRLLARAGISS, translated from the coding sequence ATGTCCGATATTCCTAATACTCCGACACGTAGCTGGCTTTTTACTCCAGCAATTCGGCCCGAACGTTTCATAAAAGCTACTGAAAGCGGGGCAGATATTTCAATTATCGATCTTGAAGATTCAGTCGCCCCGAATGACAAAGCGCAGGCCCGTAAAATCGTGATGCAGTTTCTTTTCTCCAGACCAAACTCATCACTAAAAATAGCATTAAGAATTAATGGAATGAATACTCATGCTGGCATTGAAGACCTGCATATGTTACTGGAATGCCGTCTTTTTCCTGATTACATTATTCTTCCGAAAACAGAGTCAGCCGCGCACCTGCAAATACTGGATAGTCTTATTATGATGGCTGGTTCTGATACTCGCCTTATCGGCATTATTGAGTCAGTTGCCGGGCTTAATGCCGTAGAATCTATTGTGGACTCCACCCCCAGACTCTGCGGGTTAATGTTTGGCGCCGCAGATATGGCGGCCGATATTGGCGCCACACTTGCCTGGGAGCCTCTTGCTCTGGTACGGGCCAAGATAGTGGCCGCCTGTGCTATGAAGGGGCTTCTTGCAATAGATTCTCCCTTCTTTGATGTGAACGATTTTTCAGGTCTGAAGGATGAAACTTTGCAGGCGCTCAATTTCGGTTTTTCTGCAAAATCGGCGATTCATCCCGCTCAGATTAGCGCAATCAATACAGTATTTACTCCTACCGCAGCAGAAATTAATCATGCCCGCGCAGTACTGACAGAGAATGTCAAAGGCGTCGGGATCGTTAACGGCATGATGATAGATGAAGCCGTCGCCCGCCATGCCCGGCGATTACTCGCCCGGGCTGGGATCTCTTCCTGA
- the hcaR gene encoding StmR: MELRHIRYFLAVAEERHFTRAATKLGIGQPPLSQQIKDLERELGALLFRRVPHGAELTEAGRAFYDVIKGIPATASRAALAAQRVIRGESGVLRVGFTASAAFNSVVSGAIRTFKRAYPDVYLQLEEGNTTHLSNGLNEGSLDVAFLRPGFTGNERFQLRLLSEEPMVIVLAETHPAAACDQIALSTLKDEFFLLFPREIGLSLYDTVIETCGKAGFEPKIGQLVPQISSVINLVSAEMGVSMVPDSMRQVKVKGVVYRPVADQKPVAKLALAYRRGDTSPTVRNFVLKVTG, translated from the coding sequence ATGGAGCTGCGCCATATTCGCTATTTTCTCGCCGTCGCTGAAGAGCGGCATTTCACGCGGGCTGCGACAAAATTAGGTATAGGTCAACCGCCGCTGAGCCAACAAATTAAGGATCTGGAAAGAGAGCTGGGAGCACTGCTGTTCCGTAGAGTGCCTCATGGAGCGGAATTAACCGAGGCAGGAAGAGCATTTTATGATGTTATTAAAGGAATACCGGCTACCGCTTCAAGAGCCGCGCTGGCGGCGCAGCGAGTTATCAGGGGGGAATCGGGCGTGTTAAGGGTGGGTTTTACTGCCTCTGCGGCATTTAACAGTGTGGTGTCTGGTGCAATCCGTACTTTCAAGCGGGCTTATCCTGACGTTTATTTGCAGCTTGAGGAAGGAAATACAACCCACCTGTCTAATGGATTGAATGAAGGTTCGCTGGATGTTGCCTTCCTTAGACCCGGTTTTACAGGCAACGAACGTTTCCAGCTCAGGTTACTTTCTGAAGAACCGATGGTTATTGTATTGGCAGAAACGCATCCTGCGGCGGCATGTGACCAGATTGCACTCTCTACTCTCAAAGATGAGTTTTTTTTACTCTTCCCACGTGAAATCGGCCTGTCGCTTTATGACACAGTGATCGAGACCTGCGGTAAGGCGGGCTTTGAACCGAAAATTGGACAACTCGTGCCACAAATTTCGTCAGTCATTAACCTTGTCTCAGCAGAAATGGGCGTGTCAATGGTTCCAGATTCAATGCGACAGGTTAAGGTCAAGGGAGTGGTATATCGCCCCGTTGCAGACCAGAAGCCCGTCGCAAAGCTGGCTCTGGCATACCGACGCGGCGATACATCGCCAACGGTGAGAAACTTTGTCCTGAAAGTCACTGGTTGA